A genomic stretch from Enterobacteriaceae endosymbiont of Donacia dentata includes:
- the lgt gene encoding prolipoprotein diacylglyceryl transferase has protein sequence MNTKYFLFPNINPIFLKINKINIYWYSILYLINFLFIINIFKIKNIKKNNNLLYYCFIGLLLGGKIGYIIFYHISDFIKNPIILIKLWEGGMSFFGGLIGTIIVLVIYAYKKKKNFLLLTDSIVPIVPLGIGMGRIGNFINSELWGKVTNVSWAFIFPNSIEKDLIYIQKNLKYKKLFIQYGNLPRHPTQIYEFFLEGIFLFFILNVIFKKNFFVGYKSSLFLLFYGIIRFFVENFREPNIQFYFFYYYFTIEQFFSILMIIFGLIIFYKKLNNKI, from the coding sequence ATGAATACAAAATATTTTTTATTTCCTAATATAAATCCAATCTTTTTAAAGATAAATAAAATAAATATTTATTGGTACAGTATTTTATATTTAATTAATTTTTTATTTATAATAAATATATTTAAAATAAAAAATATTAAAAAAAATAATAATTTATTATATTATTGTTTTATAGGTTTATTATTGGGTGGAAAAATAGGTTATATAATATTTTATCATATTTCTGATTTTATAAAAAATCCAATTATTTTAATTAAATTATGGGAAGGAGGTATGTCATTTTTTGGTGGTTTAATAGGAACTATTATAGTTTTAGTAATTTATGCTTATAAAAAAAAAAAAAATTTTTTATTATTAACAGATTCTATAGTACCTATAGTGCCATTAGGAATTGGTATGGGACGTATTGGTAATTTTATTAACAGTGAATTATGGGGTAAAGTTACCAATGTTTCATGGGCTTTTATATTTCCAAATTCAATTGAAAAAGATTTAATTTATATACAAAAAAACCTAAAATACAAAAAATTATTTATACAATATGGTAATTTGCCTAGGCATCCTACACAAATTTATGAATTCTTTTTAGAAGGTATATTTTTATTTTTTATTTTAAATGTAATTTTTAAAAAAAATTTTTTTGTAGGATATAAATCTAGTTTATTTTTATTATTTTATGGTATAATACGTTTTTTTGTAGAAAATTTTAGAGAACCTAATATACAATTTTATTTTTTTTATTATTATTTTACTATAGAACAGTTTTTTTCTATACTAATGATAATTTTTGGATTAATTATTTTTTATAAAAAATTAAATAATAAAATATAA
- a CDS encoding MutH/Sau3AI family endonuclease, which yields MKKMFSSIIYEEKMLLLRAQLIKGFNIIDIARWLNYKIPKNINKDKGIMGKLIEFYLIGKHQNNKLNQDLPYLGIEIKTITINKKNKVINDNFICSFSLINENNFLFYKSKLYDKISKILWIPIIKNVNTPFFMNKIGKAFLWKPSNNDKIKLCNDWNNLTKLLILGQINDINSYNGYILLVKNKSNKKKLTKAIDKNGKIIFVTPKSFYFKKKFLNYILKNKVNFKN from the coding sequence ATGAAAAAAATGTTTTCTTCAATTATTTATGAAGAAAAAATGTTATTATTAAGAGCACAATTAATAAAAGGATTTAATATAATTGATATTGCAAGATGGTTAAATTATAAAATACCTAAAAATATAAATAAAGATAAAGGAATTATGGGAAAATTAATTGAATTTTACTTAATAGGAAAACATCAAAATAATAAATTGAATCAAGATTTGCCATATTTAGGTATAGAAATTAAAACAATTACTATAAATAAAAAAAATAAAGTCATTAATGATAATTTTATTTGTTCTTTTTCTTTGATTAATGAAAATAATTTTTTATTTTATAAAAGTAAATTATATGATAAAATATCAAAAATTTTATGGATACCTATTATTAAAAATGTAAATACTCCTTTTTTTATGAATAAAATTGGAAAAGCATTTTTATGGAAACCTTCTAATAATGATAAAATAAAATTATGTAATGATTGGAATAATTTAACTAAATTATTAATTTTAGGACAAATAAATGATATTAATTCTTATAATGGTTATATTTTATTAGTTAAAAATAAATCTAACAAAAAAAAATTAACAAAAGCTATAGATAAAAATGGGAAAATTATATTTGTAACTCCTAAATCTTTTTATTTTAAAAAAAAATTTTTAAATTATATATTAAAAAATAAAGTTAATTTTAAAAATTAA
- the lysA gene encoding diaminopimelate decarboxylase codes for MIVKLFDKKYNKNNISIQTILSLIKNYNTPFWLYCAENIKDKITQLKQFDTIRFAQKACSNINILKLMRYEGVKVDAISLGEIERAIVAGYNPKKINDIIFTSDIFDKETLRYIKISNITVNIGSIDMLYQLGYISKGHNILLRINPGFGYGHNKKTNTGGEKSKHGIWYKDLKKAISIIKKFNLNLIGIHMHIGSGVDYQHLKKVCNSMLYNVLQTYMPKIDIISAGGGLSIPYKINDLKVDTNHYFNLWDNTRNIIKNFFKKNIKLEIEPGRFLVAESGILICQVCAIKIIKNKRFVLVNIGFNDLIRPVMYGSYHYISAISSKGKDMSIYPKVKTIVAGPLCESGDIFTQTDDGEIIFFMLPIVNVGDYLIFHDTGAYGASMSSNYNSRPLIPEILIENNIPRIIRRRQKIKDLINLELF; via the coding sequence ATGATAGTAAAATTATTTGATAAAAAGTATAATAAAAATAATATTTCAATTCAAACTATTTTATCTTTAATAAAAAATTATAATACTCCATTTTGGTTGTATTGTGCAGAAAATATAAAAGATAAAATTACACAATTAAAACAGTTTGATACAATAAGGTTTGCACAAAAAGCTTGTTCTAATATAAATATTTTAAAATTAATGAGATATGAAGGAGTAAAAGTAGATGCTATTTCTTTAGGAGAAATAGAAAGAGCAATAGTAGCAGGATATAATCCTAAAAAAATAAATGATATTATTTTTACATCTGATATTTTTGATAAAGAAACATTAAGATATATTAAAATATCTAACATTACTGTTAATATCGGTTCTATTGATATGTTATATCAATTAGGTTATATATCAAAAGGTCATAATATATTATTAAGAATTAATCCCGGTTTTGGATATGGACATAATAAAAAAACAAATACAGGAGGAGAAAAAAGTAAACATGGTATATGGTATAAAGATTTAAAAAAAGCTATTTCTATCATAAAAAAATTTAATTTAAATTTAATTGGTATACATATGCATATAGGATCAGGAGTAGATTATCAACACTTAAAAAAAGTATGTAATTCAATGTTATATAATGTTTTACAAACATATATGCCAAAAATTGATATTATATCTGCAGGAGGAGGATTATCTATTCCTTATAAAATAAATGATCTAAAAGTAGACACTAATCATTATTTTAATTTATGGGATAATACAAGAAATATTATTAAAAATTTTTTTAAAAAAAATATAAAATTAGAAATTGAACCAGGAAGATTTTTAGTAGCTGAATCTGGTATATTAATTTGCCAGGTATGTGCTATAAAAATAATAAAAAATAAAAGATTTGTTTTAGTTAATATAGGTTTTAATGATTTAATTCGTCCTGTTATGTATGGAAGTTATCATTATATATCAGCTATATCATCTAAAGGTAAAGATATGTCTATTTATCCAAAAGTAAAAACTATTGTTGCAGGTCCTTTATGTGAATCAGGAGATATATTTACACAAACAGATGATGGTGAAATTATTTTTTTTATGTTACCAATAGTAAATGTTGGTGATTATCTAATTTTTCATGATACTGGAGCATATGGAGCATCTATGTCTTCTAATTATAATAGTAGACCTTTAATACCAGAAATTTTAATTGAAAATAATATTCCTAGAATAATTAGACGTCGCCAAAAAATAAAAGATTTAATAAATTTAGAATTATTTTAA
- a CDS encoding HPr family phosphocarrier protein: MLEKEIIINSKNGLHTRPAAIFVKEAKNFISDITITSNKKTVNAKSLFKIQTLGLTKGTSIILKISGKDEDNAMKHLINVIQKL; the protein is encoded by the coding sequence ATGTTAGAAAAAGAAATTATTATTAATAGTAAAAATGGTCTTCATACACGTCCTGCAGCAATTTTTGTAAAAGAAGCAAAAAATTTTATATCAGATATTACAATTACTTCTAATAAAAAAACAGTCAATGCTAAAAGTTTATTTAAAATACAAACTTTAGGATTAACTAAAGGTACTTCAATTATTTTAAAAATTTCAGGAAAAGATGAAGATAATGCAATGAAACATTTAATAAATGTAATTCAAAAATTATAA
- the ptsI gene encoding phosphoenolpyruvate-protein phosphotransferase PtsI has product MISGISASPGISFGKAFLLKIDNIIINCNKINSNQIDLEIKKFLNGQKESIKQLEYIKKNSLKKFNSDKLSIFDGHILLLQDEEMTKEVLSLIKNNFLSADTAVNSVIKSQIKILKNLNDKYLKERVIDIKDIGNRLIKNILGLNTKNLDKIDSQVILIAKDLTPSETAQLNLKKILGFITDLGSKTSHTAIMARSLEIPAIVGTGNITTKVKTNDYIILDSINNKIFINPSNEIIKKNKIIYNQYIIEKNKLKKTCILPAITKDNYKIKVCANIGSLKELKSIIKNGADGVGLYRTEFLFMNRNSFPTEEEQFHVYKNVTKNMNGKSVIIRTMDIGGDKKIPYMNLPKEENPFLGYRAIRISIDRKDVLHTQLRALLRASIFGKLHIMFPMIISIEEVLFLKEELNFLKKQLQNKKYDFNKNIPIGIMIETPASAIIANHLIKEIDFFSIGTNDLVQYTLAVDRGNDLISHLYNPMHPAIFYLIKKVIDASHSEGKWTGMCGELAGDEYFIPVLLGMGLNEFSMSAISIPKIKNIICKIEMKQAIELANNILLQSNIKNINNLLLEFNKKINLY; this is encoded by the coding sequence ATGATTTCAGGAATTTCAGCTTCTCCTGGTATTTCTTTTGGTAAAGCTTTTTTATTAAAAATAGATAATATTATTATTAATTGTAATAAAATTAATAGTAATCAAATAGATTTAGAAATTAAAAAATTTTTGAATGGACAAAAAGAATCTATTAAACAATTAGAATATATAAAAAAAAATTCATTAAAAAAATTTAATTCTGATAAGTTATCAATTTTTGATGGTCATATTCTTTTATTACAAGATGAAGAAATGACTAAAGAAGTTTTATCTTTAATAAAAAATAATTTTTTATCAGCAGATACTGCAGTAAATTCAGTAATAAAATCACAAATAAAAATATTAAAAAATTTAAATGATAAATATTTAAAAGAAAGAGTTATTGATATTAAAGATATAGGAAATCGTTTAATAAAAAATATTTTAGGTTTAAATACTAAAAATTTAGATAAAATAGATAGTCAAGTAATTTTAATTGCAAAAGATCTTACACCTTCAGAAACTGCTCAATTAAATTTAAAAAAAATTTTAGGTTTTATCACTGATTTAGGTAGTAAAACTTCTCATACTGCTATAATGGCTCGTTCATTAGAAATACCTGCTATTGTAGGTACTGGTAATATAACTACAAAAGTTAAAACTAATGATTATATTATTTTAGATAGTATTAATAATAAAATATTTATTAATCCTTCAAATGAAATAATTAAAAAAAATAAAATAATATATAATCAATATATAATAGAAAAAAATAAACTTAAAAAAACATGTATTTTACCTGCTATAACTAAAGATAATTATAAAATTAAAGTTTGTGCTAATATAGGTTCATTAAAAGAATTAAAAAGTATTATCAAAAATGGTGCTGATGGTGTAGGTTTATATCGTACAGAATTTTTATTTATGAATCGAAATTCTTTTCCTACTGAAGAAGAACAATTTCATGTTTATAAAAATGTAACAAAAAATATGAATGGAAAATCTGTTATTATTAGAACAATGGATATAGGTGGAGATAAAAAAATACCTTATATGAATTTACCTAAAGAAGAAAATCCATTTTTAGGATATCGAGCTATTAGAATTAGTATAGATCGTAAAGATGTTTTACATACTCAATTAAGAGCTTTATTAAGAGCATCTATTTTTGGTAAATTACATATCATGTTTCCGATGATAATATCAATAGAAGAAGTTCTTTTTTTAAAAGAAGAATTAAATTTTTTGAAAAAACAATTACAAAATAAAAAATATGATTTTAATAAAAATATTCCTATAGGAATAATGATAGAAACTCCTGCTTCTGCTATAATAGCTAATCATTTAATAAAAGAAATTGATTTTTTTAGTATCGGAACTAATGATTTAGTACAATATACATTAGCTGTAGATCGTGGTAATGATTTAATTTCACATTTATATAATCCAATGCATCCTGCTATATTTTATTTAATAAAAAAAGTTATAGATGCTTCACATTCAGAAGGAAAATGGACAGGAATGTGTGGTGAATTAGCAGGTGATGAATACTTTATTCCTGTATTATTGGGAATGGGATTAAATGAATTTAGTATGAGTGCTATTTCTATTCCAAAAATTAAAAATATTATTTGTAAAATAGAAATGAAACAAGCAATAGAATTAGCTAATAATATTTTATTACAATCTAATATTAAAAATATTAATAATTTATTATTAGAATTTAACAAAAAAATTAATCTTTATTAA
- the crr gene encoding PTS glucose transporter subunit IIA: MNIFSSFFKKKHKKINITKIFAPITGNIIDIEKVPDIVFSDKIVGDGIAIDPKENLIVSPVDGFIGKIFETNHAFSIKTENNIELFVHFGIDTVNLKGKGFKRKFNFIKNNLNIVKKGEIIIELDLDFLKKNTKSILTPVVISNIEKITKFKKYVGRVIAGIDPILKIYN; encoded by the coding sequence ATGAATATTTTTTCTAGTTTTTTTAAAAAAAAACATAAAAAAATCAATATTACTAAAATATTTGCTCCTATCACAGGAAATATAATAGATATAGAAAAAGTTCCTGATATTGTATTTTCAGATAAAATAGTAGGAGATGGTATTGCTATTGATCCTAAAGAAAATTTGATAGTTTCTCCAGTTGATGGTTTTATTGGTAAAATATTTGAAACTAACCATGCATTTTCTATAAAAACTGAAAATAATATAGAATTATTCGTTCATTTTGGAATTGATACAGTAAATTTAAAAGGTAAGGGATTTAAAAGAAAATTTAATTTTATTAAAAATAATCTTAATATAGTTAAAAAAGGGGAAATTATTATTGAATTAGATTTAGATTTTTTAAAAAAAAATACTAAATCTATCTTAACTCCAGTAGTAATTTCTAATATTGAAAAAATTACTAAATTCAAAAAATATGTAGGTAGAGTTATTGCCGGTATTGACCCTATATTAAAAATTTATAATTAA
- the ruvC gene encoding crossover junction endodeoxyribonuclease RuvC: MTIILGIDPGSRVTGYGLIRKYGKKIIYIDSGCIILKIKDFPTRLKIIYNNVSEIINKFKPDSFVIEQIFMAKNADSALKLGHARSAAIVSAVNHNLSVFEYSASKVKMTVVGVGNAKKKQVQDMVFMLLKLPYYPKTDAADALAIAITHSRIFL; this comes from the coding sequence ATGACGATAATTTTAGGTATTGATCCTGGTTCTAGAGTAACAGGATATGGTTTAATTAGAAAATATGGAAAAAAAATAATTTATATTGATAGTGGATGTATAATTTTAAAAATAAAAGATTTTCCTACAAGATTAAAAATTATTTATAATAATGTAAGTGAAATAATAAATAAATTTAAACCAGATAGTTTTGTTATAGAACAAATTTTTATGGCTAAAAATGCAGATTCTGCTTTAAAATTAGGACATGCAAGAAGCGCTGCTATAGTATCTGCTGTTAATCATAATCTTTCTGTTTTTGAATATTCAGCAAGTAAAGTAAAAATGACTGTTGTTGGTGTAGGAAATGCTAAAAAAAAACAGGTACAAGATATGGTTTTTATGTTATTAAAACTACCTTATTATCCTAAGACAGATGCTGCTGATGCGTTAGCAATTGCTATTACACATAGCCGTATTTTTTTATAA
- a CDS encoding YebC/PmpR family DNA-binding transcriptional regulator, which translates to MSGHSKWSNTRYRKKIQDNKKSKIFSKIIKELNSAIKIGQGINPKYNSKLRLVIEKALSYNINRLTINNFLQKNIKKEKNNKLKEIFYEGYGPNNVALMIECLTDNNNRTVSFIRYILNKIGGNLHKNGTVNYIFEKQIHITYVSINNNSENIINIAEKFNAHDIIFNKNNIKIIFTQKKYKFFTKQIKKFKIKPIKTELIVKPLFKKKISIFIKEKLMNLFFLSKKCKDIKNIYHNADI; encoded by the coding sequence ATGTCAGGACATAGTAAATGGTCTAATACACGTTATCGAAAAAAAATACAAGATAATAAAAAAAGTAAAATTTTTTCAAAAATCATTAAAGAATTAAATTCTGCTATAAAAATAGGACAAGGAATAAATCCAAAATATAACTCTAAATTACGTTTAGTTATAGAAAAAGCATTATCATATAATATAAATCGTTTAACTATTAATAATTTTTTACAAAAAAATATAAAAAAAGAAAAAAATAATAAATTAAAAGAAATTTTTTATGAAGGATATGGTCCGAATAATGTTGCATTAATGATAGAATGTTTAACAGATAATAATAATAGAACTGTATCTTTTATACGTTATATTTTAAATAAAATAGGAGGTAATTTACATAAAAATGGTACAGTAAATTATATATTTGAAAAACAAATACATATAACATATGTATCTATTAATAATAATTCAGAAAATATTATAAATATTGCTGAAAAATTTAATGCACATGATATTATTTTTAATAAAAACAATATTAAAATAATCTTTACACAAAAAAAATATAAATTTTTTACTAAACAAATAAAAAAATTTAAAATAAAACCTATTAAAACAGAATTAATAGTAAAACCATTATTTAAAAAAAAAATAAGTATTTTTATAAAAGAAAAATTAATGAATTTATTCTTTTTATCTAAAAAATGCAAAGATATTAAAAATATTTATCATAATGCTGATATATAA
- the aspS gene encoding aspartate--tRNA ligase — protein sequence MENKIYCGHINKKYINQEIIIYGWVDSYRNLGKLIFANIKDREGIIQAVFKPKYIIAYKIATKLRNNFCVKIKGIINERKEKNKNLNLFTGEIEIIVFDIFIFSKSKPLPIDINIVNTEETRLKYRYLDLRQKKMVNIIKLRSKIIYYVRNFLEKNQFLNIETPILTNITPEGSRNYLVPSRIHKHNFYALPQSPQIFKQLLMIAGLDRYYQIAKCFRDEDLRSDRQPEFTQIDIEVSFIKSKKFRSFIEEIIFHLWKNINNVLLHDFKILTYNESMKFFGTDKPDLRNKLKLINLTNFFIKKNKIKNKNRIISILLKNKYLNNIKIKDLKKYQHYLKKYGTKDLNIYQVYNNKLINILNNKKNFFSTNLNEEKIKHIIYKSNANNNDIIFIGTEVIDGNISSMGLLRKKLAKDFNLINNNKLSLLWIIDFPLFKKNKIGNLVSVHHPFTSPKKSFLQNILENKNLEEVLSDSYDLIINGYEIGSGSSRIYDSKIQKKIFSILKIKKLTQQKNFGFFLKSLKFGTPPHIGIGLGLDRLVMLLTNTNNIRDVIAFPKSTSATCLLTQSPNIINDNILKELGLTYIK from the coding sequence ATGGAAAATAAAATTTATTGTGGTCATATTAATAAAAAATATATTAATCAGGAAATAATTATTTATGGATGGGTAGATAGTTACAGAAATTTAGGAAAATTAATTTTTGCAAATATAAAAGATAGAGAAGGGATAATCCAAGCTGTTTTTAAACCTAAATATATAATTGCCTATAAAATAGCAACTAAATTACGTAATAATTTCTGTGTTAAAATTAAAGGAATAATAAATGAAAGAAAAGAAAAAAATAAAAATTTAAATTTATTTACTGGAGAAATAGAAATTATTGTATTTGATATATTTATATTTAGTAAATCTAAACCATTACCTATTGACATAAATATTGTAAATACAGAAGAAACTAGATTAAAATATCGATATTTAGATTTAAGACAAAAAAAAATGGTTAATATAATAAAATTAAGATCAAAAATAATTTATTATGTTAGAAATTTTTTAGAAAAAAATCAATTTTTAAATATTGAAACTCCTATATTAACAAATATAACTCCAGAAGGATCTAGAAATTATTTGGTACCAAGTAGAATACATAAACATAATTTTTATGCATTACCACAATCACCACAAATATTTAAACAATTATTAATGATCGCAGGATTAGATAGATATTATCAGATAGCAAAATGTTTTCGTGATGAAGATTTAAGATCAGATCGTCAACCTGAATTTACTCAAATTGATATAGAAGTATCTTTTATAAAATCAAAAAAATTTCGATCTTTTATAGAAGAAATAATATTTCATTTATGGAAAAATATTAATAATGTATTATTACATGATTTTAAAATTTTAACTTATAATGAGTCAATGAAATTTTTTGGAACTGATAAACCTGATTTAAGAAATAAATTAAAACTTATAAATTTAACTAATTTTTTTATAAAAAAAAATAAAATAAAAAATAAAAATAGAATAATTTCTATTTTACTTAAAAATAAATATTTAAATAATATAAAAATAAAAGATTTAAAAAAATATCAACATTATTTAAAAAAATATGGTACAAAAGACTTAAATATATATCAAGTTTATAATAATAAATTAATTAATATTTTAAATAATAAAAAAAATTTTTTCTCTACAAATTTAAATGAAGAAAAAATAAAACATATCATTTATAAAAGTAATGCTAATAATAATGATATTATTTTTATTGGTACAGAAGTAATAGATGGGAATATTTCATCTATGGGATTATTAAGAAAAAAATTAGCAAAAGACTTTAATTTAATTAATAATAATAAATTATCTTTATTATGGATTATAGATTTTCCATTATTTAAAAAAAATAAAATAGGAAATTTAGTTTCAGTACATCATCCTTTTACATCTCCTAAAAAATCTTTTTTACAAAATATATTAGAAAATAAAAATCTTGAAGAAGTTTTATCAGATTCATATGATTTAATAATTAATGGTTATGAAATAGGTAGTGGTTCTTCTAGAATATATGATTCTAAAATACAAAAAAAAATATTTAGTATTCTTAAAATTAAAAAATTAACTCAACAAAAAAATTTTGGTTTTTTTCTTAAATCTTTAAAATTTGGTACACCACCACATATAGGAATAGGATTAGGTTTAGATCGATTAGTTATGTTATTAACTAATACAAATAATATTCGTGATGTAATTGCCTTTCCTAAAAGTACTTCAGCAACATGTCTCTTAACACAATCTCCTAATATTATTAATGATAATATCTTAAAAGAATTAGGATTAACATATATAAAATAA
- the argS gene encoding arginine--tRNA ligase, producing MNIKKILSKKIHKSMIKAGIPSQYNVVLRPCKKVELGHYQINGIISAAIYLKKNPNDLANKVVEFLDLKNFLSKITISKLGFINLFIKKKWLSKQINLLFTSKKLGLTQKIISENIIVDYSSPNIAKEMHVGHLRSTIIGDSMVKILSFAGYNVTKVNHIGDWGTHFGMLIAFLDSEKKKNNILISDIDQLYKKARKRYSEDTKFAIKSRSYVVKLQKKDPFCLQIWEKIVNISMNHNYLLYKKLNVELSSKDTMGESTYNDMLPDLIIDLKKKGIAVENNKTVVIPIKGLKNKQGKLMAVIIQKSDGAYLYATIDIACIKYRYKNFKAHRIIYYVDSRQNQYLNQIFKIVKRAHYVPSNIKLEHHMFGMILNKHRKPFKTREGKNIKLDHLINESIIRSKKIIIKKNPSIKKNELEKLSHIIGIGALKYADLSKNRMNNYIFSWNDMLSLDGNTSLYIQYAYVRAQSILSKIDINFNNLLNLEMKFINHYEFKLAITFLDFEEIIFKIVKKGTPHLLCNWLYKISVLFSIFYENCKILNLKDDLLKISRLKIVFLTSLFIKKGLFLLGIKTVKKM from the coding sequence ATGAATATAAAAAAAATTCTTTCAAAAAAAATTCATAAATCAATGATAAAAGCAGGCATACCATCTCAATATAATGTAGTATTACGTCCATGTAAAAAAGTAGAGTTAGGACATTATCAAATTAATGGTATTATATCAGCAGCAATTTATTTAAAAAAAAATCCTAATGATTTAGCAAATAAAGTAGTTGAATTTTTAGATTTAAAAAATTTTCTATCTAAAATTACAATATCTAAATTAGGATTTATTAATCTTTTTATTAAAAAAAAATGGTTATCAAAACAAATAAATTTATTGTTTACTTCTAAAAAACTAGGATTAACACAAAAAATTATATCTGAAAATATTATTGTAGACTATTCTAGTCCTAATATAGCAAAAGAAATGCATGTAGGTCATTTAAGATCTACAATAATAGGTGATTCTATGGTAAAAATTTTATCATTTGCTGGATATAATGTTACTAAAGTTAATCATATTGGTGATTGGGGTACTCATTTTGGAATGCTTATTGCTTTTTTAGATTCTGAAAAAAAAAAAAATAATATTTTAATATCTGATATAGATCAATTATATAAAAAAGCACGTAAAAGATATTCTGAAGATACAAAATTTGCAATAAAATCGAGGTCTTATGTAGTTAAATTACAAAAAAAAGATCCTTTTTGTTTACAAATATGGGAAAAAATAGTAAATATTTCTATGAATCATAATTATCTTTTATATAAAAAATTAAATGTAGAATTATCTTCTAAAGATACTATGGGTGAAAGTACATATAATGATATGTTACCAGATCTAATTATAGATTTGAAAAAAAAAGGAATAGCTGTTGAGAATAATAAAACTGTTGTTATTCCTATTAAAGGATTAAAAAATAAACAAGGTAAATTAATGGCTGTAATTATACAAAAAAGTGATGGAGCATATTTATATGCAACAATTGATATTGCTTGTATTAAGTATCGTTATAAAAATTTTAAAGCACATCGTATTATTTATTACGTAGATTCTCGTCAAAATCAATATTTAAATCAAATTTTTAAAATAGTAAAAAGAGCACATTATGTTCCTTCTAATATAAAATTAGAACATCATATGTTTGGAATGATATTAAATAAACATAGAAAACCTTTTAAAACAAGAGAAGGAAAAAATATAAAATTAGATCATTTGATAAATGAATCTATTATAAGATCTAAAAAAATAATTATTAAAAAAAATCCTTCTATAAAAAAAAATGAATTAGAAAAATTATCTCATATCATTGGTATAGGAGCTCTTAAATATGCAGATTTATCTAAAAATAGAATGAATAATTATATTTTTAGTTGGAATGATATGTTATCTTTAGATGGTAATACATCATTATACATTCAATATGCTTATGTTAGAGCACAATCAATTTTAAGTAAAATTGATATAAATTTTAATAATTTATTAAATTTAGAAATGAAATTTATCAATCATTATGAATTTAAACTTGCTATAACATTTTTAGATTTTGAAGAAATAATTTTTAAAATAGTTAAAAAAGGTACACCACATTTATTATGTAATTGGTTATATAAAATTTCAGTATTATTTTCTATATTTTATGAAAATTGTAAAATTTTAAATTTAAAAGATGATTTATTAAAAATAAGTAGATTAAAAATTGTTTTTTTAACTTCTTTATTTATAAAAAAAGGATTATTTTTATTAGGTATAAAAACTGTAAAAAAAATGTAA